The Paraburkholderia sp. ZP32-5 genome includes a window with the following:
- the proB gene encoding glutamate 5-kinase: MRSVIADSRRLVVKVGSSLVTNDGRGLDHAAIGRWAAQIAALRAQGKEVVLVSSGAIAEGMQRLGWTKRPREIDELQAAAAVGQMGLAQVYESRFAEHSIQTAQILLTHADLADRERYLNARSTLLTLLRLGVVPIINENDTVVTDEIKFGDNDTLGALVANLIEGDALVILTDQQGLFTADPRKDPSATLVQQADAGAPELEAMAGGAGSSLGRGGMLTKILAAKRAAHSGANTVIASGREADVLMRLAAGEGIGTQLIARTARMAARKQWMADHLQVRGHVVIDDGAVEKLTAGGKSLLPIGIVGVQGAFARGEVIACLSASGREVARGLTNYSSAETKLIQRRASGEIESVLGYMLEPELIHRDNLVLI; this comes from the coding sequence ATGCGTTCCGTCATCGCAGATTCACGGCGATTGGTAGTGAAAGTCGGCTCGAGCCTCGTTACAAACGACGGGCGCGGCCTCGATCATGCAGCGATCGGCCGCTGGGCCGCGCAGATTGCCGCGCTGCGCGCGCAGGGCAAGGAGGTCGTGCTGGTGAGCTCGGGGGCGATCGCCGAGGGCATGCAGCGTCTCGGCTGGACAAAGCGTCCCCGTGAAATCGACGAGCTGCAGGCGGCCGCGGCCGTCGGTCAGATGGGGCTCGCGCAGGTATACGAAAGCCGCTTCGCCGAACATTCGATCCAGACCGCGCAGATCCTGCTCACGCACGCCGATCTCGCCGATCGCGAGCGCTATCTGAATGCGCGCTCCACGCTGCTCACGCTACTGCGCCTCGGAGTCGTGCCGATCATCAACGAAAACGACACCGTCGTGACCGACGAAATCAAGTTCGGCGATAACGACACGCTCGGCGCGCTGGTTGCGAATCTGATCGAAGGCGACGCGCTCGTCATTCTTACGGACCAACAAGGCCTGTTTACCGCCGATCCGCGCAAGGATCCCTCGGCGACGCTCGTCCAGCAGGCCGACGCCGGCGCGCCGGAACTCGAGGCGATGGCGGGGGGCGCTGGTTCGAGCCTGGGCCGCGGCGGCATGCTCACCAAGATTCTCGCCGCCAAACGCGCGGCTCATAGCGGCGCCAACACGGTGATCGCGAGCGGGCGCGAGGCGGATGTACTGATGCGGCTCGCGGCGGGCGAGGGGATCGGCACGCAGTTGATCGCTCGCACCGCGCGCATGGCGGCGCGCAAGCAATGGATGGCTGATCACTTGCAGGTGCGCGGTCATGTCGTAATAGACGATGGCGCGGTCGAGAAGTTGACCGCCGGTGGTAAGAGCCTGTTGCCTATCGGCATCGTCGGCGTGCAGGGCGCGTTTGCGCGCGGCGAGGTGATCGCTTGCCTGAGCGCGTCGGGACGCGAGGTCGCGCGCGGTTTGACGAATTACAGCAGTGCGGAAACCAAACTGATCCAGCGGCGCGCGAGCGGCGAAATCGAATCGGTGCTCGGCTATATGCTTGAGCCAGAGTTGATCCATAGGGACAACCTCGTGCTGATTTGA
- the cgtA gene encoding Obg family GTPase CgtA has translation MKFIDEARIEVIAGDGGDGSASMRREKFVPFGGPDGGDGGRGGSVIAVADRNINTLIDYRYAKKHLARNGENGRGSDCYGKGGDDITLRMPVGTTITDMDTGELIADLTEHNQSVQIAQGGAGGLGNLHFKSSTNRAPRQKTDGKPGERRMVRLELKVLADVGLLGMPNAGKSTFISSVSNAKPKIADYPFTTLAPNLGVVRVGPSRSFVIADIPGLIEGAAEGAGLGHQFLRHLQRTGLLLHIVDVAPFDESIDPVAEAKAIVNELRKYDELLYQKPRWLVLNKLDMVPEDDRETRVAAFLEGFGWDGPVFEISALTGQGCENLCYAVFDYLAEHSDAQRAAEAEDLAADVRFREGQAVSAAGGGSNNEPEPQQ, from the coding sequence ATGAAGTTCATTGACGAAGCGAGGATTGAAGTCATCGCCGGCGACGGAGGGGATGGCAGCGCGTCGATGCGCCGCGAGAAATTCGTTCCGTTCGGCGGTCCCGACGGTGGCGACGGCGGCCGTGGCGGCAGCGTGATCGCGGTTGCGGATCGGAATATCAATACGCTGATCGACTACCGGTACGCGAAAAAGCACTTGGCTCGCAACGGCGAAAACGGTCGCGGCTCGGACTGCTATGGCAAGGGCGGCGACGATATCACGCTGCGCATGCCGGTCGGCACCACCATCACCGATATGGATACCGGTGAGCTGATCGCCGATCTGACCGAGCACAATCAGAGTGTGCAGATCGCCCAGGGCGGCGCGGGCGGCCTCGGCAATCTGCATTTCAAATCCAGTACGAACCGCGCGCCGCGTCAGAAGACCGATGGCAAGCCCGGTGAGCGCCGTATGGTGCGTCTCGAACTCAAGGTGCTGGCCGATGTCGGTCTGCTCGGCATGCCAAATGCCGGCAAGTCGACATTCATTTCGTCGGTGTCGAACGCAAAGCCGAAAATCGCCGATTACCCGTTCACGACGCTCGCGCCGAATCTCGGCGTGGTGCGGGTCGGGCCGAGCCGCAGCTTTGTGATCGCCGACATTCCGGGCCTGATCGAAGGCGCGGCGGAAGGCGCAGGCCTCGGTCATCAGTTCTTGCGACATCTGCAGCGCACCGGCCTGCTGCTGCACATCGTCGACGTCGCGCCGTTCGACGAGTCGATTGATCCGGTTGCGGAAGCGAAAGCGATCGTCAACGAACTGCGCAAGTACGACGAGCTGCTGTACCAGAAGCCGCGCTGGCTCGTGCTGAACAAGCTCGACATGGTGCCGGAAGACGACCGCGAAACACGCGTGGCGGCTTTCCTCGAAGGCTTCGGTTGGGACGGTCCGGTGTTCGAAATCTCGGCGCTCACGGGCCAGGGTTGTGAAAATCTCTGCTACGCGGTGTTCGACTACCTTGCCGAGCATTCCGACGCGCAGCGCGCGGCCGAAGCCGAAGATCTCGCCGCCGACGTGCGTTTCCGCGAAGGGCAAGCGGTGTCGGCCGCGGGCGGCGGCTCGAACAACGAGCCCGAGCCGCAGCAGTAA
- the rpmA gene encoding 50S ribosomal protein L27, whose amino-acid sequence MAHKKAGGSSRNGRDSESKRLGVKVYGGQAINAGGIIVRQRGTRMHAGENVGMGKDHTLFALKDGHVQFSTKGAAKKHTVSVVPAA is encoded by the coding sequence ATGGCACACAAAAAGGCAGGCGGATCGTCCCGGAACGGCCGCGACTCCGAATCGAAGCGCCTCGGCGTGAAGGTTTACGGCGGCCAGGCTATCAATGCTGGTGGCATCATCGTGCGTCAGCGCGGCACGCGTATGCACGCTGGTGAGAACGTCGGCATGGGCAAGGATCACACCCTGTTCGCGCTGAAGGACGGCCACGTCCAGTTCTCGACCAAGGGCGCAGCGAAGAAGCACACCGTTTCCGTCGTCCCGGCAGCCTGA
- the rplU gene encoding 50S ribosomal protein L21 — protein sequence MYAVIKTGGKQYKVAVGEKLKVEQIPADIDAEITLDQVLAVGEGESIKFGTPLVSGASVKATVVSQGRHAKVTIFKMRRRKHYQKHGGHRQNYTELRIDAINA from the coding sequence ATGTACGCGGTCATAAAAACCGGTGGCAAGCAGTACAAGGTTGCCGTCGGCGAAAAACTTAAAGTAGAACAGATACCGGCAGACATTGACGCAGAAATCACGCTCGACCAGGTTCTCGCAGTGGGCGAAGGCGAATCGATTAAGTTCGGTACGCCGCTGGTCAGTGGGGCTTCCGTCAAGGCTACCGTCGTGTCGCAAGGTCGTCACGCTAAAGTGACCATCTTCAAGATGCGTCGCCGGAAGCACTACCAGAAGCATGGCGGCCACCGCCAGAACTATACCGAACTGCGCATCGACGCGATCAACGCGTAA
- a CDS encoding polyprenyl synthetase family protein: protein MSSTATSSPNVASLLAPIVEDMQQVNRVIRQRLASDVMLINQISEYIISAGGKRLRPALLLLVAGALGDTTGHRHELAAVVEFIHTATLLHDDVVDESDLRRGRQTANALFGNAASVLVGDFLYSRSFQMMVGVGKMRVMEILSEATNIISEGEVLQLLNMHDADVDEARYMQVIRYKTAKLFEAAAQLGAVLAGADAKTEAAAAEYGRRIGTAFQIMDDWLDYTGTAESMGKNAGDDLREGKPTLPLIYLIERGTPEQSALAREAIEHGGTDRFDTIFDAITRSGALDHTLECAKQEAQAAAAAISSFPHSIFKESLLELCSYSTARQS from the coding sequence ATGTCGTCGACCGCCACTTCCTCCCCCAACGTCGCCAGCCTGCTTGCTCCGATCGTCGAAGACATGCAGCAGGTCAATCGCGTCATCCGGCAACGTCTTGCGTCCGACGTGATGCTGATAAACCAGATCTCCGAGTACATCATCAGTGCCGGCGGCAAACGGCTGCGTCCGGCGTTGCTGCTGTTGGTGGCGGGGGCTCTGGGCGACACGACGGGCCACCGGCACGAACTGGCCGCGGTCGTCGAATTCATCCACACCGCAACATTGCTGCATGACGACGTCGTCGACGAATCCGATCTACGACGCGGTCGGCAAACCGCCAATGCACTCTTCGGCAACGCCGCGAGCGTGCTGGTCGGCGATTTCCTTTACTCGCGCTCGTTCCAGATGATGGTCGGCGTAGGCAAGATGCGCGTGATGGAAATTCTTTCGGAGGCGACCAACATCATCTCCGAAGGCGAAGTGCTGCAATTGCTGAACATGCACGACGCCGACGTCGACGAAGCCCGTTACATGCAGGTGATCCGCTACAAGACGGCCAAGCTGTTCGAAGCGGCTGCCCAGCTCGGCGCGGTGCTGGCCGGCGCGGACGCCAAAACCGAAGCCGCTGCGGCGGAGTATGGCCGCCGCATCGGCACCGCGTTCCAGATCATGGATGACTGGCTCGATTACACAGGCACGGCCGAATCGATGGGCAAGAACGCCGGTGACGATCTGCGCGAAGGCAAGCCGACGCTGCCGCTCATCTATCTGATCGAGCGCGGCACCCCGGAACAGTCCGCGCTTGCGCGCGAAGCAATCGAGCACGGCGGCACCGACCGTTTCGATACGATTTTCGACGCGATTACACGCTCCGGCGCACTCGATCACACGCTTGAATGCGCGAAACAGGAAGCTCAGGCGGCCGCAGCGGCTATTTCCTCGTTCCCCCATTCCATTTTTAAAGAGAGCCTGCTAGAATTATGTTCTTACTCGACGGCAAGACAGTCTTGA
- a CDS encoding HlyC/CorC family transporter, which translates to MEQLPLWAQIGAVFLLLICSAFFSISETAMMALNRHRLKYLASRNALGAKTTQGLLAHTDQLLSVILIGNNLFNTIIPVLTTSIALHTFGRNNLVLSIATGIVAFLIIVFAEITPKIVGATFPEKIALPASLLIGPLMRAAKPLIWFVNLFANGILRVLHINTKGAREQRLSTEELRTIVLESGSFMPTKHRSILLNLFDLENISVDDVMIPRRRIEALDFDAPFEQILHQLETCYHNKLIVYQGDIDRVLGVLHVRKTLSALHNQELGRDTLRELLTDPYFVPTGTPVFQQLQYFQESRQRTALVVNEYGELQGLVTPEDIIEELIGEFTTSIPRSASSRGGWNDAGECIVAGSMPLRELNRWLQLALPTDGPKTLNGLILEILEDIPDGDVCVRIGDTKLEVMRSDDQAIRTVKLFRPPSRTKGAKARPG; encoded by the coding sequence GTGGAACAACTTCCCTTATGGGCGCAGATTGGCGCCGTCTTTCTGCTGCTCATCTGCTCCGCCTTCTTTTCCATTTCCGAGACAGCGATGATGGCGCTGAACCGCCATCGGCTGAAATATCTCGCCAGCCGGAATGCTCTCGGCGCGAAGACCACCCAAGGGCTGCTCGCACACACCGATCAGCTACTGAGCGTCATTCTGATCGGCAACAACCTGTTCAACACGATCATCCCCGTCCTGACTACCTCGATCGCGCTGCACACGTTCGGCCGTAACAATCTCGTGCTCTCGATCGCGACCGGCATCGTCGCGTTCCTGATCATCGTGTTCGCGGAAATCACGCCGAAGATCGTCGGCGCGACGTTTCCCGAAAAGATCGCACTGCCCGCGAGCCTGCTGATCGGCCCGCTGATGCGCGCGGCGAAGCCGCTCATCTGGTTCGTCAATCTGTTCGCCAACGGCATCCTGCGCGTACTGCACATCAACACGAAGGGGGCGCGCGAACAGCGGCTGTCCACCGAGGAATTGCGCACCATCGTGCTCGAATCAGGCAGCTTCATGCCGACCAAGCATCGCAGCATCCTGCTGAACCTGTTCGATCTCGAAAACATCTCCGTCGACGACGTGATGATCCCGCGCCGCCGCATCGAAGCGCTCGACTTCGACGCGCCATTCGAGCAGATCCTTCATCAACTCGAAACCTGCTACCACAACAAACTGATCGTCTATCAGGGCGACATCGACCGCGTGCTCGGTGTGCTGCACGTGCGCAAGACGCTCTCGGCCCTGCACAATCAGGAGCTCGGGCGCGACACACTGCGCGAACTGCTCACCGACCCGTATTTCGTGCCGACCGGGACGCCGGTCTTCCAGCAGCTGCAATACTTCCAGGAAAGCCGACAGCGCACCGCGCTCGTCGTCAACGAGTATGGCGAGCTGCAGGGCCTCGTTACGCCAGAGGACATCATCGAGGAGCTGATCGGCGAATTCACGACGTCGATCCCGCGCAGCGCCAGCTCGCGCGGCGGCTGGAACGACGCGGGCGAATGCATCGTCGCGGGCAGCATGCCGCTACGCGAACTCAACCGCTGGCTGCAGCTCGCGCTGCCCACCGATGGTCCGAAGACACTCAACGGCCTGATTCTCGAAATCCTCGAAGACATCCCCGACGGCGACGTATGCGTGCGAATCGGCGACACGAAGCTCGAAGTGATGCGCAGCGACGATCAGGCGATCCGCACCGTCAAGCTGTTCAGACCGCCGTCGCGCACGAAAGGCGCCAAGGCACGACCGGGCTAA
- a CDS encoding GspE/PulE family protein, whose translation MQASFSSRAAAPRPLSLDDESSSATHTDTDNAPAVRLLTDTLQEATRRNASDIHIEPAEHGWRTRLRIDGVLHEMPRPPAHLRDAFVTRVKVLARMDIAERRVPQDGRLRIATSPGKLEDYRVNSLPTLFGEKLVLRRLDALPTDLSLDSLGLDSQQRDAVDAAIRAPHGLVLVTGPTGSGKTLSLYCFLNLLNDEARNLCSVEDPAEIQLAGINQVSVREKAGLTFAVALRAFLRQDPDVIMVGEIRDNETADVAVKAAQTGHLVLSTLHTNDAPAAIARLIDIGVEPYNLAAALRMVTAQRLVRRLCVACRVPAPHSATALKAAGFAEHQLDGWQPYAAVGCPACHDIGYRGRVGIHQVMPVSDATRELIVASAGVHEVARLAQIEQVATLRDAALARVRDGTTSLAEALAATEVA comes from the coding sequence ATGCAGGCATCTTTTTCCTCCCGCGCGGCGGCACCGCGCCCGCTGTCCCTCGACGACGAAAGCAGTTCAGCTACCCACACCGATACCGACAACGCCCCCGCCGTGCGTCTGTTGACCGACACGTTGCAGGAAGCGACTCGGCGTAACGCGTCGGATATTCACATCGAGCCGGCGGAGCACGGCTGGCGCACGCGCCTGCGGATCGACGGCGTGCTGCATGAGATGCCGCGGCCGCCCGCGCATCTGCGCGACGCGTTCGTCACACGTGTGAAGGTGCTCGCGCGCATGGACATCGCCGAGCGGCGCGTACCGCAGGACGGCCGGCTACGCATCGCGACGTCGCCAGGCAAGCTCGAAGACTATCGCGTCAATTCACTGCCCACGCTGTTCGGTGAAAAGCTCGTGTTGCGCCGGCTCGACGCGCTGCCAACGGATCTTTCGCTCGACTCGCTGGGCCTCGATTCGCAACAGCGCGACGCCGTCGATGCCGCGATCCGAGCACCGCACGGCCTCGTGCTCGTCACTGGCCCGACCGGCAGCGGCAAGACGTTGTCGCTGTACTGCTTCCTGAACCTGCTGAATGATGAAGCGCGCAATCTCTGTTCAGTGGAAGATCCGGCGGAGATCCAGCTTGCCGGCATCAATCAGGTCAGCGTGCGCGAGAAAGCGGGACTCACGTTCGCGGTCGCACTGCGCGCGTTTCTGCGTCAGGACCCGGACGTCATCATGGTCGGCGAAATTCGCGACAACGAAACCGCGGATGTTGCCGTGAAAGCCGCGCAAACCGGTCACCTTGTGTTGTCCACGCTGCATACGAACGACGCGCCCGCGGCGATTGCGCGGCTCATCGATATCGGCGTCGAACCGTATAACCTCGCGGCTGCGCTGCGCATGGTGACGGCGCAGCGGCTCGTGCGGCGGCTGTGCGTCGCGTGTCGAGTGCCCGCACCGCACTCGGCGACGGCACTCAAGGCCGCGGGGTTTGCTGAGCATCAGCTCGATGGCTGGCAACCCTATGCAGCTGTCGGCTGCCCGGCCTGTCACGACATCGGCTATCGGGGACGCGTCGGTATCCATCAGGTGATGCCCGTGTCCGACGCAACGCGTGAGTTGATCGTCGCCAGCGCGGGCGTCCACGAGGTGGCCCGGCTCGCGCAGATCGAGCAGGTGGCAACGTTGCGCGACGCCGCGCTGGCCCGCGTACGCGACGGCACCACCAGTCTCGCCGAAGCGCTCGCCGCTACGGAAGTCGCATGA
- a CDS encoding prepilin peptidase gives MQAPVQLVQETSSSLLAGFLPDHFASGLGLAFAALPTGVQVGFAVVFGLVIGSFLNVVVHRLPIMLERAWQAEISESTDAPLPEDGLPARYNLCVPRSACPRCGHVLSAWENLPVLSYVLLRGRCSACGTHVSLRYPLLEIASTAFAVGALVAFGPTLMALAAFGLCATLLAMSAIDIDTHLLPDSMTLPLLWAGLIVNFNGLFTNLHDAVLGAIFGYLALWAVHWVFRLVRGIEGMGYGDFKLLAALGAWLGWAALPQIVLIAAVAGAVIGLAATWRGRMRFEEPLPFGPFLAAGGALTLFAGTPLYLALGG, from the coding sequence ATGCAAGCTCCTGTCCAGCTCGTGCAAGAAACTTCCTCCAGCCTGCTCGCGGGCTTTCTGCCGGACCACTTCGCAAGCGGCCTCGGCCTCGCATTCGCCGCCCTGCCGACCGGTGTGCAGGTCGGCTTCGCGGTCGTATTCGGTCTCGTGATCGGCAGCTTCCTGAACGTCGTCGTGCATCGGTTGCCGATCATGCTGGAGCGCGCATGGCAAGCGGAAATCAGCGAATCTACCGACGCACCGCTGCCGGAAGACGGACTGCCGGCGCGCTACAACCTGTGCGTGCCGCGCAGCGCGTGCCCGCGTTGCGGCCACGTCCTGAGCGCCTGGGAAAACCTGCCGGTGCTGAGCTACGTTCTGCTGCGCGGACGTTGCTCCGCCTGCGGCACGCATGTGAGCCTGCGCTATCCGCTGCTCGAAATTGCGAGCACCGCCTTCGCGGTAGGCGCGCTCGTCGCGTTCGGCCCGACGCTGATGGCACTCGCCGCATTCGGCCTGTGCGCGACGCTGCTCGCGATGAGCGCGATCGACATCGACACTCACCTGCTGCCCGATTCGATGACGCTGCCACTGCTGTGGGCTGGGCTCATCGTCAACTTCAACGGCCTGTTCACGAACCTGCACGACGCGGTGCTCGGTGCGATCTTTGGTTATCTGGCGCTGTGGGCCGTGCATTGGGTGTTTCGTCTCGTGCGTGGCATCGAAGGGATGGGGTACGGCGATTTCAAGCTGCTCGCGGCGCTCGGCGCGTGGCTCGGCTGGGCCGCGCTGCCACAGATCGTGCTGATCGCGGCAGTCGCCGGCGCGGTGATCGGCCTCGCGGCCACATGGCGCGGCCGCATGCGCTTCGAGGAGCCGCTGCCGTTCGGGCCGTTTCTCGCCGCGGGCGGTGCGCTCACGCTGTTTGCCGGCACACCGCTCTACCTGGCGCTGGGAGGCTGA
- the coaE gene encoding dephospho-CoA kinase (Dephospho-CoA kinase (CoaE) performs the final step in coenzyme A biosynthesis.): MFVVGLTGGIGSGKSTVANLFAARGVPLVDTDVIAHRITAPHGIAMPQIAAEFGSEFVAADGSLDRARMRTLVFGDEGARKRLEGITHPLIRTETEREQREAHGPYVIVVVPLLVESGSWKNRVNRVLTVDCSVDTQIARVMTRNGFSREQVLAIIARQATREARLAAADDVIDNDNAPLEALEAQVDAQHRAYLSLATG; encoded by the coding sequence ATGTTCGTCGTGGGACTGACTGGTGGCATCGGCAGTGGCAAATCGACGGTGGCCAATCTGTTCGCCGCGCGCGGCGTACCGCTCGTCGACACCGACGTCATCGCGCATCGCATCACTGCGCCGCACGGCATCGCGATGCCGCAAATCGCCGCTGAGTTCGGCAGCGAGTTCGTCGCCGCCGACGGCTCGCTCGATCGTGCACGCATGCGCACGCTCGTATTCGGCGACGAGGGTGCGCGTAAGCGTCTCGAAGGCATTACGCATCCTTTGATTCGCACGGAAACCGAGCGCGAACAGCGCGAAGCGCACGGGCCTTACGTGATCGTCGTCGTGCCGTTGCTGGTCGAGTCCGGCAGTTGGAAGAACCGCGTGAATCGCGTGCTCACGGTCGATTGCAGCGTCGACACGCAGATCGCGCGCGTGATGACCCGCAACGGCTTCAGCCGCGAGCAAGTGCTTGCAATCATCGCGCGCCAGGCGACGCGCGAAGCACGCCTCGCGGCAGCCGACGACGTGATCGACAACGACAATGCGCCGCTCGAAGCACTCGAAGCGCAAGTGGACGCA